A stretch of the bacterium genome encodes the following:
- a CDS encoding T9SS type A sorting domain-containing protein has product MLNPFKDLLPMHFHPKRDLLPAALLIVCLVSTARADVDTLWTRVFSFGTTTSFSAGLELPTGGFAVAGYSITGSNEDALLVRLDPLGDTLWTRSFGAPNAGERFTGICQFPNGNLGLCGRAQSAATVLAAVYSLSGDLLWSRSFTPSSGASEAAGLLPAPDGGLYVLGRRVVSNRELDFWLIRCAQNGDSLWSYTYGTTTMDIPDNILPGDGGTLELFGSTRNPTTNLYDFLRVTVDANGQAVSQTVYGDPALYETMGAAFREPETGDYILAGERRVTSSDYNGYALRLSPQGSVLWEQHYSAGFASEKLGGAAPYLEGGVLFAGWSGPGLNTATLWLVAVGANGDSIWSWRGTEPGRQFEDLKALSDGGYLICGSAYVNGAIRGLAWRMSPPSGVSGVVRDRTTNELIAGVQISAAELPQYAISDSSGRFTLSLPAGIYTVYSGGPCFTGDTLYNIEVIANENTSADLTVGVPHMTLDNTTVNVLAQNRIPGAAVLPLYNSGSGDLVFSFETEAVMPEGDWLTTIPVSGRVAPGETLNVQVQVLADTLDDGTYDYFGFLYLRSNSCPETLRTLQVLAVILDADETPLLPSEFRLYPAYPNPFNSSTRLRFALDRDSEVSLTVFDLQGRHVADLLGSTRLSAGVHELTWDANGLASGLYFVRLQDQLRSQTQRLLFLR; this is encoded by the coding sequence ATGTTAAACCCTTTCAAAGACCTGCTTCCTATGCACTTCCATCCGAAACGGGATTTGCTTCCGGCTGCCCTGCTTATTGTCTGCCTCGTCTCCACGGCGCGCGCCGACGTAGACACTCTGTGGACTCGTGTTTTCAGCTTTGGGACAACGACCTCGTTTTCCGCAGGACTCGAACTGCCGACCGGCGGTTTCGCCGTTGCCGGTTACTCCATCACTGGCTCGAACGAAGACGCGTTGCTCGTGCGGCTCGACCCGCTCGGTGACACGTTGTGGACGCGTTCCTTTGGCGCTCCCAACGCCGGAGAACGGTTCACAGGAATTTGTCAGTTTCCGAACGGCAATCTCGGTCTGTGCGGTCGTGCCCAAAGTGCTGCCACCGTGCTGGCAGCGGTCTATTCGCTGTCCGGTGACTTGCTGTGGTCGCGGTCCTTCACACCCAGCAGCGGCGCAAGCGAAGCCGCCGGATTGCTGCCCGCCCCGGACGGCGGACTTTACGTGCTGGGTCGCCGTGTCGTCTCCAATCGCGAACTGGATTTCTGGCTCATCCGCTGCGCTCAGAATGGTGACTCGCTTTGGAGCTACACCTACGGCACAACAACTATGGACATCCCGGATAACATCCTTCCCGGAGATGGCGGAACGCTCGAGCTGTTTGGCTCTACTCGAAATCCCACAACGAATCTCTACGATTTCCTGCGGGTCACGGTAGATGCAAACGGACAAGCGGTCAGTCAGACCGTCTATGGCGACCCGGCCCTCTATGAAACAATGGGTGCTGCGTTTCGCGAACCTGAAACAGGAGACTATATTCTTGCCGGAGAACGCAGGGTTACTTCATCCGACTATAATGGTTACGCATTGCGTTTGAGTCCGCAGGGTTCAGTCTTGTGGGAACAACATTACTCTGCGGGATTTGCCAGTGAGAAGCTTGGCGGGGCCGCACCCTACCTCGAAGGCGGAGTCCTGTTTGCCGGATGGTCCGGCCCGGGACTTAACACAGCTACACTCTGGCTGGTGGCAGTCGGTGCAAACGGTGACTCCATCTGGAGTTGGCGCGGTACCGAACCCGGTCGTCAATTCGAGGACCTTAAAGCTCTTTCTGACGGAGGCTATCTGATTTGCGGCAGCGCCTATGTCAACGGTGCCATTCGCGGACTCGCTTGGCGCATGAGTCCGCCGTCGGGAGTGTCCGGTGTGGTGCGCGACCGCACGACGAACGAACTGATTGCCGGTGTGCAGATAAGTGCCGCCGAACTTCCGCAATATGCGATCTCCGACAGCTCGGGACGCTTCACGCTCTCCCTGCCTGCGGGGATTTACACAGTCTACAGCGGCGGCCCCTGTTTCACCGGTGACACGTTGTATAACATCGAAGTCATCGCCAACGAGAACACGTCTGCTGACCTGACCGTCGGTGTGCCGCACATGACGCTGGATAACACCACCGTCAACGTGCTTGCGCAGAACCGGATTCCCGGCGCCGCAGTTTTGCCCCTCTACAACAGCGGCAGCGGCGACCTCGTCTTCTCGTTCGAAACGGAAGCCGTGATGCCTGAAGGCGATTGGCTCACGACGATTCCTGTAAGCGGCCGTGTGGCACCCGGTGAGACGCTCAACGTGCAGGTGCAGGTGCTGGCCGACACTCTTGACGACGGCACCTACGACTACTTCGGCTTCCTGTATCTGCGTTCGAACTCCTGCCCCGAAACTTTGCGCACGCTGCAAGTGCTGGCAGTCATTCTCGATGCTGATGAAACACCGCTGCTCCCGTCCGAGTTCAGACTCTACCCCGCCTATCCTAACCCGTTCAACAGTTCGACGCGACTCCGTTTCGCTTTAGACCGCGACTCCGAGGTCTCCTTGACCGTCTTTGATTTGCAGGGCCGCCATGTTGCGGACCTCTTAGGGTCAACCCGACTTTCCGCAGGAGTGCACGAGTTGACTTGGGACGCGAACGGTCTTGCCTCAGGACTTTATTTTGTACGTCTGCAGGATCAGCTGCGCTCGCAAACGCAACGCCTGCTCTTTCTCAGATAG
- a CDS encoding DUF937 domain-containing protein, producing the protein MLKGAQSMLGGQQEETNIAALAGPLLGMLQKESGGIGGLLEKFQSSGLGDVAQSWVGTGDNLPISQDQLMQVFGEQKLGAMAQESGMDLKKFLPILMAALPMIIDKLTPDGEVNDKSNNLLEQGMGLLGQFLKK; encoded by the coding sequence ATGTTAAAAGGCGCCCAGAGTATGCTTGGCGGTCAGCAGGAAGAGACTAACATCGCCGCGTTAGCAGGACCCCTGTTGGGCATGCTTCAGAAGGAGAGCGGCGGAATCGGTGGACTGCTGGAGAAGTTTCAGAGCAGCGGTTTAGGTGATGTTGCTCAGTCGTGGGTCGGCACGGGCGACAACCTTCCCATATCACAGGATCAGCTGATGCAGGTTTTCGGCGAGCAGAAGCTCGGTGCGATGGCTCAGGAGTCGGGAATGGATTTGAAAAAGTTCCTTCCAATCCTGATGGCCGCGCTTCCGATGATCATCGACAAGTTAACACCGGATGGCGAGGTTAACGACAAGAGCAACAATCTTCTCGAACAGGGCATGGGCTTGCTGGGGCAGTTCCTGAAGAAATAG
- a CDS encoding aldehyde dehydrogenase family protein, whose protein sequence is MYQNFIAGKWCDSSNGKISENRNPAQWSDLIGTFPHSTTEDVDRAVKSAQKAFKTWRLVPAPHKAKLFYNLVDILTKRKEQYAFEMTREMGKPIFETRGDVQEAIDTAMYAVGEGYRLFGKTVPSELPNKFNMTIRFPIGVCGLITPWNFPMAIPSWKIIPALMCGNTVVFKPAEITPLSAHNLVEAILDAGFPPEIINIVHGSGREVGTHMVTHPDIPVISFTGSSAVGRMIGREASGMLKRVSMELGGKNAQIVMNDADIDHAVDCAIWGGFGTTGQRCTASSRVIVEEGVHDLFVEKFIKATKKLKIGYGNDAGITMGPCVSEGQRKTVAEYVEIGKKDGATLVYGGKMLTKGEHADGWFHEPTIFTDCKPKMRISQEEIFGPVVSVLKAKNFDDAIKICNEIDYGLSSAIFTKNIDNAYRAFRDLETGITYVNAATIGAEAHMPFGGMKATGNGHREGGWEAYEFYSETKACYVDYSGKLQRAQIDD, encoded by the coding sequence ATTTATCAGAATTTTATCGCGGGCAAGTGGTGTGATTCGTCGAACGGCAAGATTTCGGAGAATCGCAATCCGGCGCAATGGTCGGACTTGATCGGAACATTCCCGCACAGCACGACGGAAGACGTGGATCGCGCAGTGAAGTCGGCGCAGAAGGCGTTCAAGACGTGGCGTCTGGTTCCGGCTCCGCACAAGGCGAAGTTGTTCTACAACTTGGTGGACATTCTGACCAAGCGCAAGGAGCAGTACGCCTTTGAGATGACTCGTGAGATGGGCAAGCCGATCTTCGAGACACGCGGCGACGTGCAGGAAGCAATTGACACGGCGATGTATGCCGTAGGCGAAGGCTACAGACTATTCGGCAAGACGGTTCCCTCGGAATTGCCGAACAAGTTCAACATGACCATCCGCTTTCCGATCGGCGTGTGCGGACTGATTACTCCGTGGAATTTCCCGATGGCCATTCCGTCGTGGAAGATCATTCCCGCGCTGATGTGCGGCAACACGGTAGTATTCAAGCCTGCGGAAATTACGCCGTTGTCTGCGCACAATCTGGTGGAAGCGATCCTCGACGCGGGATTCCCGCCGGAGATTATCAACATCGTGCACGGGTCGGGCCGCGAAGTCGGCACGCACATGGTGACTCATCCTGATATTCCGGTGATTTCCTTCACAGGGTCATCGGCAGTCGGCAGGATGATTGGCCGCGAAGCGAGCGGGATGCTCAAGCGCGTTTCGATGGAGTTGGGCGGCAAGAACGCGCAGATCGTGATGAACGACGCGGACATCGATCACGCAGTGGATTGCGCGATCTGGGGCGGCTTCGGAACAACCGGACAGCGCTGCACGGCGTCATCACGAGTGATCGTCGAGGAAGGCGTTCACGATCTATTTGTTGAGAAGTTCATCAAGGCCACCAAGAAGCTCAAGATCGGCTACGGCAACGACGCGGGCATCACGATGGGACCGTGCGTCAGCGAAGGACAGCGCAAGACGGTGGCGGAATATGTGGAGATTGGCAAGAAGGACGGCGCGACATTGGTTTACGGCGGCAAGATGTTGACCAAGGGTGAGCACGCCGACGGCTGGTTCCATGAACCGACCATCTTCACCGATTGTAAGCCGAAGATGAGAATCTCGCAGGAAGAGATTTTCGGACCGGTGGTGTCGGTGCTGAAGGCCAAGAACTTTGACGACGCGATCAAGATCTGCAACGAGATCGACTACGGTCTGTCGAGCGCGATCTTCACGAAGAATATCGACAATGCGTATCGCGCGTTCCGCGATTTGGAAACGGGCATCACGTACGTGAATGCGGCGACCATCGGTGCGGAAGCGCACATGCCGTTCGGCGGCATGAAGGCGACGGGCAACGGCCACCGTGAAGGCGGCTGGGAAGCCTATGAATTCTACTCAGAGACGAAGGCTTGCTACGTGGATTACTCGGGCAAGCTGCAGCGCGCACAGATCGACGACTGA
- a CDS encoding T9SS type A sorting domain-containing protein: protein MKRVLYFLLVLAVPFSASLGFTVSGSVTGAQGFALVFVYTIPATFDTFYVTIANPFNGNYSQGGLDEGGYVLFAFQDSDLNLTPGLDERRGFYGGEVPEILQVSSDLTGINIVLSAPNAGGFSGEITYEGTETGATYVFAHRNADFSGLPAGVGVLFNQDGNGAYTALVDSFGTYYAFAFMDLNTNFQYDLGEPYDFYGGAAPQPIVITQGGQYPDNVNFVLEAVSAAPPVHPVVQEFRLGAPYPNPFNAETTIPFTLDRPMEVELTAYNLLGRQAVTLATGAFSAGEHRVRFGDASLATGVYLIELRSGHRSMTVPVVLLK, encoded by the coding sequence ATGAAACGAGTACTCTACTTTTTGCTGGTGCTGGCCGTCCCCTTTTCGGCCTCGCTGGGGTTCACGGTATCGGGATCGGTGACGGGCGCGCAGGGATTTGCGCTGGTGTTCGTGTATACGATTCCCGCGACGTTTGACACGTTCTACGTCACGATTGCCAATCCGTTTAACGGAAACTACTCGCAGGGCGGCTTGGATGAGGGCGGCTACGTGCTGTTCGCCTTTCAGGATTCCGATCTCAATTTGACGCCAGGTCTGGACGAGCGCCGCGGATTTTACGGCGGCGAAGTGCCGGAAATCCTGCAGGTGTCTTCGGACTTAACGGGCATAAATATCGTGTTGTCTGCACCGAATGCCGGAGGATTTTCCGGTGAAATCACCTATGAGGGGACGGAAACGGGCGCGACATATGTGTTTGCTCACCGGAACGCGGATTTTTCGGGACTGCCGGCGGGAGTTGGGGTGTTGTTCAATCAGGACGGCAACGGAGCGTACACGGCATTGGTGGACAGTTTCGGGACGTATTATGCGTTCGCGTTCATGGATTTGAATACGAACTTTCAGTACGACTTGGGCGAGCCATACGATTTTTATGGCGGCGCGGCTCCGCAGCCGATAGTGATTACGCAGGGTGGACAATACCCGGACAATGTGAACTTTGTGCTGGAGGCCGTAAGCGCGGCGCCTCCAGTGCATCCGGTTGTGCAGGAGTTTCGTCTGGGTGCCCCCTATCCAAATCCGTTCAATGCCGAGACGACAATTCCCTTTACGCTTGACCGTCCGATGGAAGTGGAATTGACCGCCTATAACCTGCTGGGCCGTCAGGCGGTTACCTTAGCAACGGGAGCTTTCTCTGCCGGTGAACATCGTGTGAGATTTGGCGATGCGTCGCTGGCGACGGGGGTCTATCTGATAGAACTGCGCAGCGGGCACAGGTCAATGACAGTTCCAGTGGTGCTCTTGAAGTAA
- a CDS encoding T9SS type A sorting domain-containing protein, whose amino-acid sequence MLALLLLLLPCLAWAQPDTTWSRSFQLDGRCYLYDVVAAPGDVIVSCGYRATGTLSNPNYDYLLAGYTMEGESLYVRTYSMTEADEILEGIIHLGGDTVVAVGFDNDGRSITLLAFDAPTGDLLWERVYNPGNGLSKGRDITRLSDGRFAAVGYRLQGNSSDAWVLLCEANGDTVWSRTFGGASTDIANGVLQLENGNLVVGGITRASQFSDYDQWTFEVNLSGNQVGNGLVFNGGDNDYCYSMARDPLSNYWLIGRGGADASGYGYTTVLPADGAPYSLTFSSPGFSDQFRAAMPWFGGMLFVGRSGNSSSRTSFLMRAIDEEQSNLWTWRYGRLGTEAGFNNISQLPDGGAIVCGAMILPTDTTQTHGYLLRISPPAGVQGIVTGLSDGQPVFGARVRAAGDDRFTITDAQGRYRLELAAGTYDITVDGVCIESDTSFSVVVGDSALAEVNFTPGQPAFDALHSSLNIIVENHVTGSVMFPLENVGSGALSFSLEAIALAPQGSWISVEPASGVIPAGDSLEIAVSVFADTTDDGVYDFFGRLVVHSNDCPDTVVMIPVLVTVLDAEERPGLPAHFVMSPAYPNPFNSNTVVTLELPQETELRLEVFNVQGRLISTVANSRFTAGIHNINIDLAGKATGIYLLRARTAGLTSTQKLLFLR is encoded by the coding sequence ATGCTTGCACTGCTGCTGTTGCTCCTCCCATGCCTCGCCTGGGCTCAGCCCGATACCACTTGGTCCCGCAGTTTCCAATTGGACGGCCGCTGTTATCTTTACGACGTTGTAGCGGCTCCCGGTGATGTCATCGTCTCCTGCGGCTACCGCGCGACGGGCACGCTGTCCAATCCCAACTATGACTATCTGTTGGCCGGTTATACAATGGAGGGTGAATCCCTCTACGTGCGCACCTATTCGATGACCGAAGCCGACGAAATTCTCGAAGGCATTATTCATCTGGGTGGCGATACGGTCGTTGCGGTCGGTTTCGACAATGACGGCCGAAGCATCACGCTATTGGCATTCGACGCTCCAACCGGCGATTTGCTTTGGGAGCGGGTGTATAATCCGGGAAACGGTCTCAGCAAAGGTCGGGATATCACCCGACTGTCCGACGGACGCTTCGCTGCAGTGGGATACCGCTTGCAAGGCAACAGCTCCGATGCGTGGGTGCTGCTCTGTGAAGCCAACGGCGACACGGTCTGGAGTCGCACCTTCGGCGGAGCCAGCACGGATATTGCCAACGGCGTGCTGCAGTTGGAAAACGGCAATCTCGTTGTCGGCGGCATCACCCGTGCGTCGCAGTTCTCCGATTATGACCAATGGACGTTTGAAGTCAATCTTAGTGGCAACCAAGTCGGCAACGGACTGGTGTTCAACGGCGGCGACAACGACTATTGCTACTCGATGGCCCGCGACCCGCTCTCCAACTACTGGTTGATTGGCCGCGGCGGCGCGGATGCCTCAGGCTATGGCTACACCACTGTGTTGCCCGCCGACGGTGCGCCCTATAGCTTGACCTTCTCTTCCCCCGGATTCTCCGATCAGTTCCGCGCGGCGATGCCGTGGTTTGGCGGAATGCTGTTTGTCGGACGCTCGGGGAACTCGTCGAGCCGCACAAGCTTTCTGATGCGCGCCATCGACGAAGAGCAAAGTAATCTCTGGACGTGGCGCTATGGCCGTCTTGGTACGGAAGCCGGGTTCAACAACATCAGTCAACTTCCCGACGGTGGAGCGATTGTCTGCGGGGCGATGATTCTCCCGACAGATACCACGCAAACGCACGGTTATCTGCTGCGCATCTCTCCGCCCGCCGGTGTGCAGGGTATCGTGACCGGATTGTCGGACGGACAGCCGGTCTTTGGGGCACGCGTGCGAGCCGCAGGTGACGACCGCTTCACAATCACGGACGCGCAGGGACGATACCGTCTCGAACTGGCCGCCGGAACCTATGACATCACGGTGGACGGCGTGTGCATTGAGAGCGACACGTCGTTCAGTGTCGTCGTCGGAGACAGCGCGCTCGCGGAGGTCAACTTCACGCCCGGTCAGCCGGCTTTCGATGCGCTGCATTCTTCGCTTAACATCATCGTCGAAAACCACGTGACAGGCAGCGTGATGTTTCCGCTCGAAAATGTCGGAAGCGGCGCCTTGAGTTTTTCGCTTGAAGCTATCGCTCTCGCTCCGCAAGGATCGTGGATTTCCGTCGAACCGGCCAGCGGCGTCATTCCCGCAGGCGACAGCCTTGAAATTGCGGTCTCGGTGTTTGCCGACACGACCGACGACGGGGTCTATGATTTCTTCGGACGACTCGTCGTTCACAGTAACGATTGCCCTGATACTGTCGTGATGATTCCCGTGCTGGTCACGGTTCTGGATGCCGAGGAGCGGCCCGGTTTGCCGGCGCACTTTGTCATGTCGCCTGCCTACCCGAACCCCTTCAACAGCAATACGGTCGTGACCCTCGAATTGCCTCAGGAAACTGAGTTGCGGTTGGAAGTGTTCAATGTGCAGGGCCGTCTCATTAGCACGGTCGCTAATTCACGCTTCACAGCCGGAATTCATAATATAAACATAGACTTAGCAGGAAAGGCAACGGGAATCTACCTGCTCCGTGCCCGGACTGCCGGCTTGACCTCCACTCAGAAACTACTCTTTTTGCGATAA
- a CDS encoding DUF4256 domain-containing protein: protein MPEPATKKQELSAKQRAELLMVLSERFEANEKRHKGIRWADVEAKLLATPAALWSLSEMERTGGEPDVVGFDKKTGEFIFFDCSAESPTGRRSLCYDRDALEERKENKPKGNAVDVAAAMGIKLLTEEQYRELQKLGEFDLKTSSWLQTPVDIRKLGGAIFGDRRYDKVFVYHNGAQSYYAARGFRGSLRV from the coding sequence ATGCCTGAACCCGCGACCAAGAAACAGGAGCTTTCCGCGAAGCAGCGCGCCGAGTTGCTCATGGTGCTTTCAGAGCGATTTGAGGCGAACGAGAAGCGGCACAAGGGAATCAGGTGGGCGGACGTGGAAGCGAAACTGCTTGCGACTCCCGCGGCGCTGTGGTCGCTAAGCGAGATGGAGCGAACGGGCGGCGAACCGGATGTGGTGGGGTTTGACAAGAAGACGGGCGAGTTTATCTTCTTCGACTGTTCGGCAGAGAGTCCGACGGGCCGCCGCAGTCTCTGCTACGACCGCGATGCACTCGAAGAACGCAAGGAGAATAAGCCGAAGGGGAACGCGGTGGATGTTGCCGCGGCGATGGGTATCAAGCTTTTGACCGAAGAGCAGTATCGGGAGCTTCAGAAACTTGGTGAATTCGACTTGAAGACTTCAAGTTGGCTGCAGACTCCGGTCGACATTCGCAAGCTCGGCGGCGCAATATTCGGCGACCGCCGCTACGACAAGGTGTTCGTGTATCACAACGGCGCGCAATCGTATTATGCCGCACGGGGATTTCGCGGTTCGCTGAGAGTCTGA